The Thalassotalea sp. 273M-4 genome includes a region encoding these proteins:
- a CDS encoding rhomboid family intramembrane serine protease: protein MTKEWSLQKGDNIQSFENVEGVLKALKNWSPFTPILVSKPQSDQFLPPTCHHQLATTIVSRYKARVQVCIAMTFTATLITILCLLVTGDIIFLKGSILFALIIGAVLWDYCISFKSLHNLTTRTLFMYWLINSKYMKRIILGWLIFIIALATIQALMMYFLSGREAMFILIGTVHSSVLDGEVWRLFVGPFLHSSVAHFLINATFLMLIGPLSWRLYSFRAVLILVLGSAIGALFSTLLATFVDNYPYDSYAGLSPGIFALYGAVFIAGTLNKTLLPQGIALHLGFVALISMVSAMVYYQHSADASHWAGFILGALLSLCFNAKKIVFTDMNANDTPT, encoded by the coding sequence ATGACAAAAGAATGGTCCTTACAAAAAGGAGACAACATCCAAAGTTTTGAAAATGTTGAAGGTGTACTTAAAGCATTAAAAAATTGGTCTCCATTTACCCCCATCTTGGTTTCAAAACCTCAAAGTGATCAATTTTTACCTCCAACCTGCCATCACCAATTAGCCACAACAATAGTGAGTCGATACAAGGCTCGAGTGCAAGTTTGTATCGCCATGACCTTCACAGCTACTTTGATTACTATTTTATGTTTGCTTGTAACTGGTGATATCATTTTTTTAAAGGGTAGCATTCTATTTGCGTTAATAATCGGTGCTGTACTTTGGGACTATTGTATATCGTTTAAATCTTTACATAACTTAACTACAAGAACTCTGTTTATGTATTGGCTAATAAATTCAAAATATATGAAGCGAATCATCTTGGGCTGGCTGATTTTCATCATTGCTCTTGCTACGATTCAAGCTCTAATGATGTATTTTTTGTCTGGACGAGAAGCAATGTTTATCTTAATTGGAACGGTTCATAGCAGTGTTCTGGATGGAGAGGTTTGGCGCCTTTTTGTTGGGCCGTTTTTGCACTCATCGGTCGCGCACTTTCTAATTAATGCCACATTTTTAATGCTTATTGGTCCACTGTCTTGGCGTTTGTATTCATTCAGGGCTGTTCTTATTCTAGTGTTAGGTAGCGCAATAGGTGCGCTTTTTTCAACTCTCTTAGCGACCTTTGTTGATAACTATCCATACGACAGTTATGCGGGACTATCACCTGGTATTTTTGCATTATATGGCGCCGTTTTTATTGCTGGAACATTAAATAAGACATTATTGCCTCAGGGCATTGCGTTACATTTAGGTTTTGTGGCGTTAATTTCAATGGTATCCGCAATGGTATATTACCAACATTCAGCAGATGCAAGTCATTGGGCAGGATTTATACTAGGTGCACTATTGTCCTTGTGTTTTAACGCAAAAAAAATTGTCTTTACTGACATGAATGCGAATGACACTCCCACTTAA
- a CDS encoding Na+/H+ antiporter NhaC family protein: METQTAKASALLPILFFIAIFVGVGSYFTSQGVDFAFYQLPAHIAILPAILLAVLMSSKKSNETISTFIKGAGHSNIITMCLIYLLAGAFSVIAKSTGGVNAVVDLGLAIIPSWFLLPGIFIISALIATAMGTSMGTIAAVAPVAFGIGETAQIDGAVMAGAVFSGAIFGDNLSIISDTTIAATRTQGCRMKDKFAQNIKISLPAALITIVLLTWFNNPGEMTNSMPENPLLALPYLVILVLAVSGVNVFAVLTAGILLAGISGLITGEHSLLTLSKNIGEGFVSMQEIFILSLLIGGLSEITRAEGGLIAIQKSIGKLIAKAKNSHVAAQFGISMTTALTNIGVANNTVAILITGDLNREMAQKHGIKAAKAASLVDIAACIVQGLIPWGAQALLLGSLFALNPVSVVTTSIYPVALTFTAGIAMLLKK, encoded by the coding sequence ATGGAAACTCAAACTGCAAAAGCGAGTGCGCTTTTACCCATATTATTTTTTATCGCTATTTTTGTTGGCGTCGGCAGTTACTTTACATCGCAAGGTGTAGATTTTGCGTTCTACCAATTACCAGCCCATATTGCCATTTTACCGGCGATTTTATTGGCGGTTTTGATGTCGTCTAAAAAAAGCAACGAAACCATTAGCACATTCATTAAGGGGGCTGGTCACAGTAATATCATCACCATGTGCTTGATTTACTTACTTGCTGGTGCTTTTAGCGTGATTGCAAAATCAACGGGTGGCGTAAATGCGGTCGTCGATTTAGGTTTAGCGATTATTCCATCTTGGTTTTTACTGCCGGGTATTTTTATCATCAGTGCGTTAATTGCCACGGCTATGGGAACCTCAATGGGCACCATTGCTGCTGTTGCTCCTGTTGCATTTGGTATTGGCGAGACAGCTCAAATTGATGGCGCGGTGATGGCTGGCGCGGTATTTAGTGGTGCTATTTTTGGTGACAATTTATCGATTATTTCAGACACCACCATTGCCGCAACCCGTACCCAAGGATGTCGCATGAAAGATAAGTTTGCGCAAAACATTAAAATTTCATTGCCCGCGGCACTTATTACGATTGTGTTATTGACGTGGTTTAATAACCCCGGTGAAATGACTAATTCAATGCCAGAAAACCCATTGTTAGCATTACCCTATTTAGTGATTTTAGTATTGGCCGTTAGCGGTGTTAACGTATTTGCGGTATTAACCGCTGGCATTTTATTAGCCGGTATTAGTGGCTTAATCACGGGCGAGCATTCCTTACTAACCTTATCGAAAAACATTGGTGAAGGTTTTGTTTCCATGCAGGAAATTTTTATTCTGTCACTACTGATTGGTGGATTAAGCGAAATAACCCGCGCTGAAGGTGGCTTAATTGCCATTCAAAAAAGCATTGGCAAACTTATTGCTAAAGCCAAAAACAGTCATGTTGCGGCTCAATTTGGTATTTCAATGACCACCGCATTAACCAATATTGGCGTGGCGAACAACACGGTTGCGATTTTAATAACCGGCGATTTAAACCGCGAAATGGCACAAAAGCATGGTATTAAGGCGGCGAAAGCCGCAAGTTTGGTTGATATTGCCGCGTGTATCGTACAGGGCCTTATTCCATGGGGTGCACAAGCTTTGTTATTAGGCTCTTTATTTGCGCTAAATCCGGTTTCAGTCGTAACGACTAGCATCTACCCTGTTGCGCTAACGTTTACCGCTGGTATAGCTATGTTGCTTAAAAAATAG
- a CDS encoding PolC-type DNA polymerase III — protein sequence MHIRSDNRADSLVVLDFETTGLSPDAGDRAIEIGAVKLEKGQVTDTFQQLMNPGRRVNAFIEQYTGITNKMLANAAPCDEVMAQFADFIGDSHLLAHNASFDKKFLDAEFARINHHYSGRFACTLLISRRLYQQAPDHKLGTLVRYKNLSTEGQFHRALFDSQMTAKLWQQMLRDIHREYRINPVPFTLVEQLAKAKKSSVQSFFKNFHLINSV from the coding sequence ATGCACATAAGATCTGATAATCGAGCCGACAGCCTTGTTGTGCTCGATTTTGAAACCACTGGATTATCACCCGATGCGGGTGATAGAGCGATTGAAATTGGTGCGGTAAAGCTGGAAAAAGGGCAAGTAACAGATACTTTTCAACAGTTAATGAACCCAGGAAGACGAGTAAATGCATTTATTGAACAATATACCGGGATCACCAATAAAATGTTGGCAAATGCAGCCCCTTGCGATGAAGTCATGGCACAATTTGCCGACTTTATTGGCGACAGTCATTTACTGGCTCACAATGCGTCATTTGACAAAAAGTTTCTCGATGCCGAATTTGCGCGCATTAATCATCACTACTCAGGTCGATTTGCCTGTACCTTGTTAATATCAAGACGACTTTACCAACAGGCACCTGATCATAAATTAGGTACCTTAGTGCGCTATAAAAACCTAAGCACAGAAGGCCAGTTTCACCGAGCTTTATTCGACTCGCAAATGACCGCCAAGCTGTGGCAACAAATGCTAAGAGATATTCACCGCGAGTATCGCATAAACCCTGTGCCATTTACCTTGGTTGAACAATTGGCAAAAGCTAAAAAGAGTTCGGTGCAAAGCTTTTTCAAAAACTTTCACTTGATTAATAGTGTGTAA
- a CDS encoding AAA family ATPase, giving the protein MKLQQLSLQAFGPFADEQKIDFTALGQNPLFLIDGPTGAGKSSILHAICYALYGETTDDARKDVGLRCDHANEEILTQVSLTFSIRHDTYQITRVPSQIRKAKRGDGFTEQKPTAHLVKLVQNGDKTEQPQTLVAKSSNEAKKEIEQIIGLTAEQFRQVMVLPQGKFRELLLAKSDARQAILSTLFQTEVYKRIEQKLKDKAGNIEREYKRFEENIQLTLDEVAVDNVEALSTALGNAEQLFNQQEALKKQADLAMHKAKAEHKHALDVSTLIEQQTKLKAEQARHQARKDEIESIQQLVLNTNKALALEPIYKAFKQADNDVVLQRDQLQSLTLKQNQLRQDLQQAKVALTQAETDAKGRDALLQEQQQLKVIGQKFDQLDTLQQAHAKAQSQEQQSKQHLQLLNEKHQELVQRSQKGDVFLNNLKQQLSTEGQLRYDHNVAQQHVNQLGQRQTLQQELKQAQQQLQQVEDAHKQSYQDYLLAEQEANRLELTWHQSQALVLAQELKSGLPCPVCGSSEHPNPAKPQGQQQQISKADIDSARAHQQHMRQQHQGNETKCVQWQETVKGCQKQIETLELSLSAEVKALSTEQAQAKLNDLNRQLTEIAKLQQQLPKAQALLDDLVGQIEPLLIQIDDINQQLPTLAKDSITYGTQLSSLRQEIGQSYQSKAQIEQLMQQKSGQLSELEQKLKSAQNRHSDANQDLVANQAQVEQVKRNLEQLQQRLTEQKLTWDKAFVQSEFDRVDVLEQLLSNQHQLDNWQQQIEQYNNQGRDISSQLALLQQQLKHLLQDDAMPDLATIEQALTVAERAYQQAEQAFSQSQLQLSKLKDIAKRITKLQQEQSENKRQYEVVGTLAKAAGGKGNVRVSLERFVLGDLLDSVLAIASKRLHIMSRGQYQLVRQDEGLQKKNVTAGLDLAIDDAYTGKTRPVSTLSGGESFLASLALALALSDVVQQRSGGIALDTLFIDEGFGSLDQESLQLAIQTLIDLQEGGRTIGIISHVSELKEQMGLRINVTNSHSGSHIETQNTLGH; this is encoded by the coding sequence ATGAAATTACAGCAATTAAGTCTGCAAGCGTTTGGCCCGTTTGCTGATGAGCAAAAAATAGATTTCACTGCCCTAGGGCAAAATCCACTATTTTTAATCGATGGCCCAACAGGGGCGGGTAAGTCGTCTATTTTACATGCTATTTGTTATGCTCTGTATGGTGAAACCACCGATGATGCCCGAAAAGATGTGGGCTTGCGATGTGACCATGCTAACGAAGAAATTCTTACACAAGTATCTTTAACCTTTTCCATTCGCCATGACACTTACCAAATTACTCGCGTACCTAGCCAGATTCGAAAAGCCAAAAGAGGTGATGGTTTTACCGAACAAAAACCGACGGCGCATTTGGTCAAATTAGTACAAAATGGCGATAAAACAGAGCAACCACAAACCCTTGTAGCTAAAAGCTCGAATGAAGCAAAAAAAGAAATAGAACAGATTATCGGTCTAACCGCTGAGCAATTTCGCCAAGTTATGGTGTTACCTCAAGGTAAATTTCGTGAGTTACTATTAGCAAAATCTGATGCCCGCCAAGCGATTTTATCAACCCTATTTCAAACCGAAGTGTATAAACGCATTGAGCAAAAATTAAAAGATAAAGCCGGGAATATTGAAAGAGAGTACAAGCGCTTTGAAGAGAATATTCAATTAACCCTTGATGAGGTCGCTGTTGACAATGTTGAAGCATTAAGCACAGCCCTTGGCAATGCAGAGCAACTTTTTAATCAGCAAGAAGCACTAAAAAAACAAGCCGATTTAGCCATGCATAAAGCCAAAGCTGAGCATAAACACGCGTTGGATGTTAGTACTTTAATCGAACAACAAACCAAACTTAAAGCAGAGCAAGCAAGACATCAAGCCCGTAAAGATGAAATTGAATCAATTCAACAACTGGTTTTAAACACCAATAAGGCTTTGGCTCTTGAGCCAATTTACAAAGCATTTAAACAAGCGGACAACGATGTTGTATTACAACGTGATCAGTTGCAATCACTAACACTAAAACAAAATCAATTGCGGCAAGATTTACAGCAAGCCAAAGTCGCATTAACCCAAGCCGAAACCGATGCCAAAGGGCGCGATGCTCTGTTACAAGAGCAACAGCAACTAAAGGTCATTGGGCAAAAATTTGATCAGCTCGATACTTTGCAACAAGCTCACGCCAAAGCGCAATCCCAAGAGCAACAGTCAAAACAGCATTTGCAGTTGCTTAACGAGAAACACCAGGAATTGGTGCAACGAAGTCAAAAGGGTGATGTTTTTTTAAATAATTTAAAACAGCAATTAAGTACCGAAGGGCAACTTAGATACGATCATAATGTTGCACAGCAGCACGTCAATCAACTTGGCCAACGACAAACCTTACAACAAGAATTAAAGCAGGCTCAGCAGCAATTACAACAAGTTGAAGATGCTCATAAACAATCGTATCAAGACTACCTTTTAGCCGAACAAGAGGCGAATCGACTTGAATTGACATGGCATCAAAGTCAGGCGCTAGTTTTAGCTCAAGAGCTTAAATCAGGTCTGCCGTGTCCTGTTTGTGGCTCAAGTGAGCATCCAAACCCTGCCAAGCCACAAGGACAGCAACAGCAAATAAGTAAAGCGGATATAGACAGCGCCAGAGCGCATCAACAACATATGCGACAGCAACATCAAGGTAATGAAACCAAATGTGTGCAATGGCAAGAAACGGTCAAAGGCTGTCAAAAGCAAATCGAGACTTTAGAATTATCACTATCAGCCGAGGTTAAAGCATTAAGCACAGAGCAAGCCCAAGCCAAGCTTAATGACCTTAATCGACAGTTGACTGAAATTGCGAAATTGCAACAACAATTACCAAAAGCACAAGCATTACTTGATGATTTAGTGGGACAAATAGAGCCTCTTTTAATACAAATAGATGATATTAACCAACAATTGCCAACCTTGGCAAAAGATAGCATTACCTATGGCACTCAGTTAAGCAGCTTACGACAAGAGATTGGTCAGTCATATCAAAGCAAAGCTCAAATAGAACAATTAATGCAACAAAAAAGCGGTCAACTTAGTGAGCTTGAACAAAAACTTAAATCAGCACAAAACCGACATAGCGACGCAAACCAGGATTTGGTGGCAAACCAGGCCCAAGTAGAACAGGTAAAGCGGAACTTAGAGCAACTGCAACAGCGTTTAACTGAGCAAAAATTGACGTGGGACAAGGCCTTTGTGCAAAGTGAATTTGACCGTGTTGATGTGCTCGAGCAGTTGTTATCAAATCAACATCAGCTTGATAATTGGCAACAACAAATTGAGCAGTATAACAATCAAGGGCGAGATATCAGCTCGCAACTTGCACTTTTACAGCAACAGCTTAAACATTTATTACAAGACGATGCTATGCCAGACCTAGCCACTATAGAGCAAGCCTTAACAGTGGCAGAGCGGGCTTATCAACAAGCTGAACAAGCCTTTAGTCAAAGCCAATTACAGCTAAGCAAACTTAAAGATATTGCAAAACGCATTACTAAATTACAGCAAGAGCAAAGCGAAAATAAACGCCAATATGAAGTGGTAGGAACATTAGCAAAAGCTGCGGGCGGTAAAGGCAATGTGCGGGTGTCACTAGAGCGTTTTGTGCTAGGCGACTTACTCGACTCGGTATTGGCCATTGCCAGTAAACGCCTACATATTATGAGCCGTGGCCAATATCAGCTTGTTCGCCAAGATGAAGGCTTACAGAAAAAGAACGTTACAGCAGGTCTGGATTTAGCCATTGACGATGCGTATACCGGTAAAACCAGACCGGTATCGACCTTATCAGGTGGTGAATCATTTTTAGCCTCACTCGCCTTAGCTTTGGCGTTGAGCGATGTGGTGCAACAGCGAAGCGGTGGCATCGCACTTGATACCTTATTTATCGATGAGGGCTTTGGCAGTTTAGACCAAGAATCCTTGCAACTGGCTATTCAAACACTTATCGATTTACAAGAGGGTGGGCGAACCATCGGAATTATTTCACATGTGTCTGAACTTAAAGAACAAATGGGTCTGCGAATCAATGTAACGAATTCCCACAGTGGCAGTCACATTGAAACCCAAAACACATTAGGGCATTAA